In Arcobacter ellisii, a genomic segment contains:
- a CDS encoding DUF3696 domain-containing protein, protein MLMLKRIKIKNYKSLILEDYLELNNLTIISGINNVGKTTILKSILDIYDYRNNNSDTLLSPTYFPPLTSFQTKINNNDLSKKIEFNFKTSEINDLNSEVKMEYYFDTDLKEGQLCYLKIENFVRNKLDSSLEISRKSVNDKFNVDAFNFLSPYYVRIKEDMKEKIPTHFKGIADFIFIKSLPLEGYFYLNDNPSLYDYFEIEENVDKVTFGVSKKVEMIVKSISQLKYLEPLRSHPREYYHLIGGQNIMLSNGDNAIDILVKFRDKKVSYFRKLKDKELKHETLNEGLNYWFKYFFNEVDFNIKHVVDDVLIQILINGFSINNSGFGISQILPIIIQGLLLEENELFVLEQPEIHLHPELEMKLATFLLCLAKNNRQIIAETHSEHIINQIILEKMDIPEIESLYKIYFLHRNEDNVEFENIEIDSEGEILNWPDGFFDQYMNFTKKLMKKRIGID, encoded by the coding sequence ATGTTAATGTTAAAAAGGATTAAAATAAAGAATTATAAATCTCTTATACTGGAGGATTATTTGGAACTTAATAATCTTACAATTATTTCTGGTATAAATAATGTAGGTAAAACAACAATTTTAAAATCAATATTAGATATTTACGATTATAGAAATAATAATAGTGATACATTATTATCTCCAACATATTTTCCTCCTTTAACAAGTTTTCAAACAAAAATAAATAATAATGATTTATCAAAAAAAATTGAATTTAATTTTAAGACATCAGAAATTAATGACCTTAATTCCGAAGTAAAAATGGAATACTATTTTGATACTGATTTAAAAGAAGGACAACTTTGTTATTTAAAAATTGAAAATTTTGTTAGAAATAAGTTAGATTCTAGTTTAGAAATTAGTAGAAAAAGCGTTAATGATAAATTTAATGTTGATGCATTTAATTTTTTGAGTCCTTATTATGTAAGAATAAAAGAGGATATGAAAGAAAAAATACCTACCCATTTTAAAGGCATTGCAGATTTTATATTTATTAAATCTCTACCTTTAGAAGGATATTTTTATTTAAATGATAATCCAAGTTTGTATGATTATTTTGAGATAGAAGAAAATGTTGATAAAGTAACTTTTGGTGTTTCTAAGAAAGTAGAAATGATAGTAAAGAGTATTTCTCAATTAAAATATTTAGAGCCTTTACGAAGTCATCCAAGAGAATATTATCATTTAATTGGTGGGCAAAATATAATGTTAAGTAATGGTGATAATGCAATTGATATTTTAGTAAAATTTCGAGATAAAAAAGTTTCTTATTTTAGGAAATTAAAAGATAAAGAATTAAAACATGAGACATTAAACGAAGGTTTAAATTATTGGTTTAAATATTTTTTTAATGAAGTAGATTTTAATATAAAACATGTTGTAGATGATGTTCTAATACAAATATTAATAAATGGTTTTTCAATAAACAATTCAGGATTTGGAATAAGTCAAATCTTACCTATTATTATTCAAGGATTGCTATTAGAAGAGAATGAGTTATTTGTTCTTGAACAACCTGAAATACATTTACATCCAGAGTTAGAAATGAAGTTAGCTACATTTTTATTGTGCTTAGCAAAAAACAATAGACAAATAATTGCAGAAACGCATAGTGAACATATTATAAATCAGATAATACTTGAAAAAATGGATATTCCTGAAATTGAAAGTCTATATAAAATTTATTTTTTACATCGTAATGAAGATAATGTAGAGTTTGAAAATATCGAAATTGATTCAGAAGGTGAAATTCTTAATTGGCCAGATGGTTTTTTTGATCAATATATGAATTTCACAAAAAAATTAATGAAAAAAAGAATTGGTATTGATTAA
- a CDS encoding nuclease-related domain-containing protein gives MTLKNIDEHKEKQITILKNLLNLSQNENQKILIKKELSKLETGLKGEKDTAYFIDFKLNDSDNYVVLHDLRFETEKFSAQIDHLLINKAIGIILVETKHTKAKVTINDDGTMLYDYGNGKSFNQANPLEQSKRHEQILHEILEKYNMKMHIESYVVFLPDVVITNKELPKYFYRADSFYDSIVTNFQRSPMKILGAISKLITNTMLTTREIENIGNILIKEHKPVNIDYEKKYPISNSKNDLENEKVITIQNEELNDIEILCKKNNIDISTFKEIKHADKYMGKPMVSFICKKCETTQKKGFKTFTETKVLCKVCEC, from the coding sequence ATGACATTAAAGAATATTGATGAACATAAAGAAAAACAAATAACTATTTTAAAGAATTTATTAAATCTCTCTCAAAATGAAAATCAAAAAATTTTAATAAAAAAAGAACTTTCAAAACTAGAAACTGGTTTAAAGGGAGAAAAAGATACAGCTTATTTTATAGATTTTAAATTGAATGATAGTGATAACTATGTAGTACTTCATGATTTAAGATTTGAAACTGAAAAATTTTCAGCTCAAATAGATCATTTATTAATAAATAAAGCAATTGGTATCATCTTAGTTGAAACAAAACATACAAAAGCAAAAGTTACAATAAATGATGATGGAACAATGCTTTATGATTATGGTAATGGAAAATCATTCAATCAAGCTAATCCACTAGAACAATCAAAAAGACATGAACAAATTTTACATGAGATTTTAGAAAAATATAATATGAAAATGCATATTGAATCTTATGTAGTATTTCTTCCTGATGTTGTTATAACAAATAAAGAGTTGCCAAAATATTTTTATAGAGCTGATTCATTTTATGATTCAATAGTTACTAATTTTCAAAGAAGTCCTATGAAAATTTTAGGAGCAATTTCTAAACTTATTACAAACACAATGCTTACAACAAGAGAAATTGAAAATATTGGTAATATTTTAATTAAAGAACATAAACCAGTAAATATTGATTATGAAAAAAAATATCCTATTTCAAACTCTAAAAATGATTTAGAAAATGAAAAGGTCATTACTATTCAAAATGAAGAACTTAATGATATAGAAATATTATGTAAGAAAAATAATATTGATATTTCAACTTTTAAAGAGATAAAACATGCAGATAAATATATGGGTAAACCAATGGTAAGTTTTATTTGTAAAAAATGTGAAACTACTCAAAAAAAAGGTTTTAAAACATTTACTGAAACAAAAGTTTTATGTAAAGTTTGTGAGTGTTAA
- a CDS encoding YciI family protein has translation MQYLVIAYDNDNALERRLAVRDAHVEGTRKLMAEGKIINAGALIEDEVMVGSTLLVDFATDDEIDEWLENEPYVKNNVWNMDEFQIVPVKLLPKN, from the coding sequence ATGCAATATTTAGTAATTGCTTATGATAACGATAACGCTCTTGAAAGAAGACTAGCTGTAAGAGATGCACATGTTGAAGGTACTAGAAAATTAATGGCTGAAGGTAAAATTATTAATGCTGGTGCATTAATTGAAGATGAAGTAATGGTTGGTTCAACTTTATTAGTTGATTTTGCAACTGATGATGAAATTGACGAGTGGTTAGAAAATGAACCATATGTTAAAAACAATGTTTGGAATATGGACGAATTCCAGATAGTTCCTGTTAAATTGCTCCCAAAAAACTAA
- a CDS encoding tyrosine-type recombinase/integrase, which produces MSTLKMPKISKPLSDTEIKNTKYTTDEEFELLKKELEKSNSNEKAIRKNKLADGKGLYLIIKANGSKVWRYDFRYGNKNLSMSFGVYPEVTLKEAREKREEARQLLSNHINPISAKRIKKASESLTLQNVVDEWIELRRKSSSEATIIQNTRILKNITNWLGSVAIKDIKRVDIITALEKMQNKGIIESAHRLLSIINKIYMYAVTKEYIENNIIANIDKSTILVPNKKDTHLPALIEPKDIKQLLFDINSIGEKLRSDISTVFIFKLIPYVFVRSENIRLMCWDDVDLEKGIWEIPKEKMKMKVDFVCPLPIQAIKILKQIEPFSKYRGKYVFPSPYKNDRGVSGATLSDTLNKLGYQNKHTFHGFRSMFSTIAHELYKEHGFHSDIIEACLAHKEKNKIKAAYNRESKYKHFDEKKELIQWYADWLDKIMNKSNKII; this is translated from the coding sequence ATGAGTACCTTAAAAATGCCAAAAATATCAAAACCTCTTAGTGATACAGAGATTAAAAATACTAAATACACTACTGATGAAGAATTTGAGCTATTAAAGAAAGAATTAGAGAAATCTAATTCAAATGAAAAAGCAATAAGAAAAAATAAATTAGCAGATGGGAAAGGTTTGTATCTTATTATAAAAGCTAATGGCTCTAAAGTATGGAGATATGATTTTAGATATGGAAACAAAAATCTTAGTATGTCTTTTGGTGTTTATCCAGAAGTAACTTTAAAAGAAGCTAGAGAAAAACGAGAAGAAGCTAGGCAATTATTATCTAATCATATTAATCCCATTTCTGCGAAACGAATAAAAAAAGCTTCTGAATCTTTAACTTTACAAAATGTAGTTGATGAATGGATTGAATTAAGAAGAAAAAGTTCTAGTGAAGCAACAATTATTCAAAACACAAGAATTTTAAAAAATATCACAAATTGGTTAGGTAGTGTTGCTATTAAAGACATTAAAAGAGTTGATATTATAACTGCATTAGAAAAAATGCAAAATAAAGGAATTATTGAATCTGCTCATAGGCTTTTATCGATAATAAATAAAATATATATGTATGCAGTTACTAAAGAATATATTGAGAATAATATAATTGCAAATATAGATAAAAGTACGATTTTAGTTCCAAATAAAAAAGACACTCATCTTCCTGCATTAATAGAACCAAAAGATATAAAACAATTACTTTTTGATATAAATTCAATAGGTGAGAAATTAAGAAGTGATATAAGTACAGTATTTATATTTAAATTAATTCCTTATGTATTTGTTAGAAGTGAAAATATAAGGCTCATGTGTTGGGATGATGTGGATTTAGAAAAGGGTATTTGGGAAATACCAAAAGAAAAAATGAAAATGAAAGTTGATTTTGTTTGTCCTTTGCCTATTCAAGCAATAAAGATTTTAAAACAAATAGAACCATTTTCAAAATACAGAGGTAAATATGTATTTCCATCTCCATATAAAAATGATAGAGGAGTTTCAGGGGCTACATTATCTGATACATTAAATAAGCTAGGTTATCAAAATAAACACACTTTCCATGGTTTTAGAAGTATGTTCTCAACTATTGCACATGAACTATACAAAGAACATGGTTTCCACTCTGACATTATTGAAGCTTGTTTAGCTCATAAAGAAAAAAATAAAATTAAAGCAGCTTATAATAGAGAATCTAAATATAAACATTTTGACGAGAAAAAAGAATTAATTCAATGGTATGCTGATTGGTTAGATAAAATAATGAATAAAAGCAATAAAATTATATAA
- a CDS encoding DUF6414 family protein — protein MFKQFLYLDEQKMYSLSSQLFEGITEYILNENESSESEETKQNGPLASGRIMADVINSTIKSTEKRFLHDHSFILLENELLKGKHILNIDEKTIFENEDFEKFSFVKVKARAIFNDINKINELFENFNSLGEALTYLNIESEIEKILQNKNNLSEKEQNQFNQEIKRLRKKENIIKLAETNNLRRDDDFLKNLSLITNYGFSEDFEIQQKVNNFLFTSTLNRENLRESEKSLIKKYSRQSEKEIVILGIITQTLKENTLEIKNIEGKNLKEGLSNIIEHLANIELSLFGKASNEIIIDPIAVYIEL, from the coding sequence ATGTTTAAACAATTTTTATATTTAGATGAACAAAAAATGTATTCATTATCTTCTCAATTATTTGAAGGAATAACGGAATATATTTTAAATGAAAATGAATCAAGTGAAAGTGAAGAAACAAAACAAAATGGTCCTTTAGCTAGTGGTAGAATTATGGCAGATGTTATTAATTCAACTATAAAATCAACTGAAAAAAGATTTTTACATGATCATTCTTTTATTCTATTGGAAAATGAATTATTAAAAGGAAAGCATATTTTAAATATTGATGAAAAGACAATTTTTGAAAATGAAGATTTTGAAAAATTTTCATTTGTAAAAGTAAAAGCAAGAGCTATTTTTAATGATATAAATAAAATTAATGAATTATTTGAAAATTTTAATTCACTAGGTGAAGCTCTTACATATTTAAATATTGAATCAGAAATAGAAAAAATATTACAAAATAAAAATAATTTATCAGAAAAAGAACAAAATCAATTTAACCAAGAAATTAAAAGATTACGAAAAAAGGAAAATATAATTAAATTAGCTGAAACAAATAATTTGAGAAGAGATGATGATTTCTTAAAAAACTTATCATTGATTACTAATTATGGCTTTTCTGAAGATTTTGAGATTCAACAAAAAGTTAATAATTTTTTATTTACTTCTACATTAAACAGAGAGAATTTAAGAGAAAGTGAGAAAAGTTTAATTAAAAAGTATTCGAGACAATCAGAAAAAGAAATTGTAATTTTAGGAATAATTACACAAACTTTGAAAGAAAATACTTTAGAAATTAAAAATATTGAAGGAAAGAATTTAAAAGAGGGATTATCTAATATTATTGAACATTTAGCAAATATTGAACTATCTTTATTTGGTAAAGCTTCAAATGAAATTATTATTGATCCTATTGCTGTTTATATTGAATTATAA
- a CDS encoding type II toxin-antitoxin system RelE/ParE family toxin yields MYLIKQTNIFSKWLLKLKDTQGKVAVLRRVERMKLGNFGDHKSVGNNISELRIPTGPGYRVYYTQKDDEIIVLLVGGDKSSQSDDIKKANEILKELENE; encoded by the coding sequence ATGTATTTAATAAAACAAACAAATATCTTTTCAAAATGGTTGTTAAAGCTCAAAGATACTCAAGGTAAAGTTGCAGTATTACGAAGAGTTGAGAGAATGAAATTAGGAAACTTTGGAGACCATAAATCAGTTGGTAATAATATAAGTGAACTTAGAATTCCAACAGGTCCAGGATATAGAGTTTACTATACTCAAAAAGATGATGAAATTATTGTTTTATTAGTTGGTGGTGATAAATCATCACAAAGTGATGATATTAAAAAAGCAAATGAGATTTTAAAGGAGCTTGAAAATGAGTAA
- a CDS encoding metallophosphoesterase family protein, protein MKIDILSDVHFDNYFYNKYKSDDVIKFYSQIIDFNNCGDVLVIAGDIGHNNFQNIKILKILKEYYKNIICVLGNHDYYLLGKENKSQFKNSFARVENMRELINSEVGMYCLDGWIVEIDGVKFGGCDGWYNDGYFFRQYPTETFTRKSTNVMWRNIMNDAEFIYGVENFDDIFQIERPKIEKVFQKCDVMITHINPSAKNEHINIRYQNNPSNVFFCFDGEKYLKNGNMKYWIFGHTHEELEYEEYNVKCICNPLGYFNESGNGSWVKIRQIEV, encoded by the coding sequence ATGAAAATAGATATATTAAGTGATGTACACTTTGATAATTACTTTTACAATAAATATAAAAGTGATGATGTAATCAAATTTTATAGCCAAATTATTGATTTTAATAATTGTGGAGATGTTTTAGTAATTGCAGGAGATATTGGTCATAATAATTTCCAAAATATAAAAATATTAAAGATTCTAAAAGAGTATTACAAAAATATAATTTGTGTTCTTGGAAACCATGATTACTATTTATTAGGGAAAGAGAATAAATCTCAATTCAAAAACTCATTTGCAAGAGTTGAAAATATGAGAGAACTAATCAATAGCGAAGTTGGAATGTATTGTTTAGATGGTTGGATAGTTGAAATAGATGGAGTTAAATTTGGTGGTTGTGATGGTTGGTATAATGATGGATATTTCTTTAGACAATATCCAACAGAAACTTTCACTAGAAAATCAACTAATGTAATGTGGCGAAATATTATGAATGATGCAGAGTTTATTTATGGTGTTGAAAATTTTGATGATATTTTTCAAATTGAAAGACCAAAAATTGAAAAGGTTTTTCAAAAATGTGATGTAATGATTACTCATATAAATCCATCTGCTAAAAATGAACATATAAATATTAGATACCAAAATAATCCATCAAATGTGTTCTTTTGCTTTGATGGAGAAAAATATTTAAAAAATGGAAATATGAAATATTGGATATTTGGACATACTCACGAAGAACTGGAATATGAAGAATATAATGTTAAATGTATCTGTAATCCACTTGGATATTTCAATGAAAGTGGAAATGGCTCTTGGGTTAAGATTAGACAAATAGAGGTTTAA
- a CDS encoding helix-turn-helix transcriptional regulator → MNEDKFIKKAEVLTEYIKIGETKLDEIIKNGNFVEPIPIEGFAHSLYSVLEIQKWMDDQKQKRNIKK, encoded by the coding sequence ATGAATGAAGATAAATTTATTAAAAAAGCAGAAGTACTTACTGAATATATAAAGATAGGAGAAACAAAACTTGATGAAATAATAAAGAATGGTAATTTTGTTGAGCCTATACCTATTGAAGGGTTTGCTCATAGCTTATATAGTGTCCTGGAGATACAAAAATGGATGGATGACCAAAAACAAAAAAGAAATATAAAAAAGTAA
- a CDS encoding helix-turn-helix domain-containing protein yields MDVKITTEKMKIAMDVTSYSELASQLNITLSTIDSWKKRNAIPNKYLLKVAEETGVSLDWLSSEDKPTFHISGGTKNISQVNGGTINQGSENEDELELFEEFKKIENLAKMTKKMNFLKEELEKIKKELINYL; encoded by the coding sequence ATGGATGTTAAAATTACAACTGAAAAAATGAAAATTGCAATGGATGTTACTTCATATTCAGAGTTAGCAAGTCAACTTAATATAACTCTTTCTACAATAGATAGTTGGAAAAAAAGGAATGCCATACCAAATAAGTATTTACTTAAAGTTGCAGAAGAGACAGGTGTTTCTCTTGATTGGCTTTCAAGTGAAGATAAACCAACTTTTCATATTTCAGGTGGAACAAAAAATATATCTCAAGTAAATGGTGGAACAATTAATCAAGGTTCTGAAAATGAAGATGAACTTGAACTTTTTGAAGAATTTAAGAAAATTGAAAATTTAGCAAAAATGACAAAAAAAATGAATTTTTTAAAAGAAGAATTGGAAAAAATAAAAAAAGAATTGATAAATTATCTGTAG
- a CDS encoding addiction module antidote protein has product MSNVELTNFDIAQYLDNKEVIAEYLSQILADGDMDELLEALGNIAKAKGMSQIASETGLGRESLYKTFHKGTKPKFDTIMKILGSLGVKVQVTA; this is encoded by the coding sequence ATGAGTAATGTAGAACTTACAAACTTTGATATAGCACAATATCTTGATAATAAAGAAGTAATAGCAGAATACCTATCTCAAATCTTAGCAGATGGTGATATGGATGAATTACTAGAAGCTCTTGGAAATATTGCAAAAGCAAAAGGTATGAGCCAAATTGCAAGTGAAACAGGATTAGGTAGAGAAAGTTTATATAAAACTTTTCATAAAGGCACAAAACCTAAATTTGACACTATTATGAAAATACTTGGTTCACTTGGAGTTAAAGTTCAAGTTACTGCTTAA
- a CDS encoding SHOCT domain-containing protein produces the protein MSFSNNVKQGAVIGGVLFSGGIFIRLFIYFFIFSFISFIVLLSLDSKATSIIYHFSLFNNRSIGYFFLFLIASLPALLLLSLKEWSIRRFRRKNNLPIYKNISLELLQMEANKNAQMEYEANQHIKNIYGFEETKDLNYWFELKEKGAITQEEYEAKKKEFLK, from the coding sequence ATGAGTTTTTCAAATAACGTAAAACAGGGTGCAGTAATAGGTGGAGTTCTTTTCTCTGGAGGTATTTTTATAAGATTATTTATTTATTTTTTTATATTTAGTTTTATATCTTTTATTGTTCTACTATCATTAGATAGTAAGGCAACATCAATCATATATCATTTTTCTTTATTTAATAATAGATCTATTGGTTACTTCTTTCTATTTCTAATTGCATCTTTACCTGCATTACTATTATTATCACTAAAAGAATGGTCAATTAGAAGATTTAGAAGAAAAAACAATTTACCAATTTATAAAAACATTTCATTAGAACTTTTACAAATGGAAGCTAATAAAAATGCTCAAATGGAATATGAAGCAAATCAACATATTAAAAATATATATGGCTTTGAAGAAACAAAAGATTTAAACTATTGGTTTGAGTTAAAAGAAAAAGGTGCTATTACTCAAGAAGAGTATGAAGCAAAAAAGAAAGAATTTTTAAAATAA